One window from the genome of Macadamia integrifolia cultivar HAES 741 unplaced genomic scaffold, SCU_Mint_v3 scaffold1686, whole genome shotgun sequence encodes:
- the LOC122064569 gene encoding protein NRT1/ PTR FAMILY 5.10-like: MDAPLLSDTVEGAVDHRGQPAIRSKTGKWRSAVFIIGVEIAERFSYCGIGSNLITYLTGPLQQSTVTAAVNVNTWSGVASMLPLLGAFVADAYLGRYRTILLASLLYVLGLSLLTLSAVLPSFIPTSCDNNASTTSCHPPQYQIIFFFSSLYLVALAQGGHKPCVQAFGADQFDSQHPVEFKSKSSFFNWWYFGMCGGIVCTNLILTYIQDNLNWGLGFGIPCVCLIVALLVFLLGTYTYRYSFNINNENPFRRVAQVFVTAARNWRATPPTAMVDEEDGEALLLKSANQSGFLDKALLTTVSENSKKGWVVCTVNQVEEAKALLRLAPIWATCLISALSGSQSSTFFTKQGATMDRKIGSSGLQIPPASLQTFGSLSIVLFMPVYDRVLIPIARAFTKNPSGITTLQRIGTGIVLSTIAMVVTALVEGERLQTAIDFNIVDIPEATVPMSVWWLVPQYILFGISEAFTMVGLQEFFYDQMPKALRSVGLALYLSIFGVGSFLSSFLVSSIEKLTSEDGQDSWFSNNLNRAHLDYFYWLLAGLSAIGLPLYIYFAKSYVYNRV; encoded by the exons ATGGACGCTCCCCTACTAAGTGACACCGTTGAAGGTGCCGTCGACCACCGCGGCCAGCCGGCGATTCGATCCAAAACCGGCAAATGGAGATCTGCGGTTTTCATAATTG GAGTGGAGATAGCAGAGAGGTTTTCGTATTGTGGGATTGGTTCCAACCTCATTACCTACTTGACCGGCCCTCTACAGCAGTCGACGGTAACTGCCGCCGTCAACGTGAATACATGGTCAGGGGTGGCTTCTATGCTCCCTCTCTTAGGAGCTTTTGTTGCCGATGCGTATCTCGGGCGATACCGGACCATTCTCCTGGCTTCCCTCCTCTATGTTTTg GGATTGAGCTTATTAACATTATCAGCGGTGCTTCCTTCTTTCATTCCCACTAGTTGTGACAACAACGCTAGCACCACATCTTGTCATCCTCCTCAATAccaaatcatatttttcttctcctcgcTATATTTGGTGGCTCTTGCGCAAGGTGGGCACAAGCCATGCGTACAAGCTTTTGGTGCAGATCAATTTGACAGCCAACATCCAGTGGAGTTCAAGTCAAAGAGCTCTTTCTTTAATTGGTGGTATTTTGGAATGTGTGGGGGTATTGTGTGCACCAACTTGATCTTAACATACATTCAAGACAACCTGAATTGGGGTCTTGGATTTGGAATTCCATGTGTTTGCTTGATTGTTGCACTTCTAGTTTTCTTGCTTGGGACCTACACTTATCGCTACAGTTTCAACATCAATAATGAAAATCCATTCAGAAGAGTTGCGCAAGTGTTTGTTACAGCAGCAAGGAATTGGCGAGCCACTCCACCGACGGCCATGGTTGATGAGGAAGATGGTGAGGCTCTTCTCCTAAAAAGTGCTAACCAATCCGG GTTTCTTGACAAGGCATTATTGACTACAGTATCTGAAAATTCCAAGAAAGGTTGGGTAGTATGTACTGTGAATCAGGTGGAAGAAGCGAAGGCATTACTGAGGTTGGCTCCTATATGGGCTACATGTTTAATTTCTGCACTTTCGGGGTCACAATCCTCCACATTCTTCACCAAGCAAGGGGCCACAATGGACAGAAAAATAGGGTCATCAGGGTTACAGATACCACCTGCCTCCCTTCAAACCTTTGGTAGTCTGTCCATCGTTCTTTTCATGCCCGTCTATGATCGTGTCCTCATTCCGATCGCCCGAGCTTTTACCAAGAATCCCTCCGGCATAACAACCCTACAAAGAATAGGCACTGGAATAGTTTTATCAACGATCGCCATGGTGGTAACAGCATTAGTAGAGGGGGAAAGGCTTCAAACTGCTATTGATTTCAACATAGTGGATATACCAGAAGCAACAGTTCCTATGAGTGTTTGGTGGTTGGTTCCACAATACATCTTGTTTGGAATTTCCGAGGCATTCACTATGGTTGGTCTACAAGAATTTTTCTATGATCAAATGCCCAAAGCCTTGAGGAGCGTGGGTCTTGCCCTTTACCTCAGCATCTTTGGTGTAGGAAGCTTTCTAAGTAGCTTCCTTGTCTCTTCCATTGAGAAGCTAACGAGTGAGGATGGCCAAGACAGTTGGTTCTCAAACAATCTCAATAGAGCTCATCTTGATTACTTCTACTGGCTTCTTGCTGGTCTAAGCGCTATTGGGTTGCCTCTCTATATTTATTTTGCCAAATCCTATGTCTATAATAGGGTATAA